The nucleotide window TCCTCGCAATTGTTCGCTAGGCAGCACATCACGGCAAGCGTCCGATCGTTTCACCACGCACAGGGGAATATATGGCGACCACACAGACGACCAAATCCGCAGCCATCCGCGCCAAGCTCTCTCATCCGATCATCGATTCCGACGGCCACACGGCGGAATTCGAGCCGGCGTTGTTCGACTATTGTAAACGCATTGGCGGCAACGACATCGTCGAACGCTTCAAGAAAGCGCCGGACGTGCCGTTTCGCTTCGCGTGGTATCGGATGTCGCCCCAGGAGCGGCGCGACCGACGCGCGCCGCGTCCGCATTGGTGGGTGCATCCGACCAAAAATACGCTGGACCGCGCGACGAGTTCGCTGCCGAAGCTGTTGCGCTCACGTCTGGACGAAATAGGCTTGGACTTCACGATTATTTACCCCAGCATCGGCCTGGCGGCGTTACATGCTGGCGATGAAGAAGTGCGGCGTGTGACTTGCCGTGCGCTCAACACCTATCATGCCGACATCTTCCGTGAGTGCATGGATCGCATGACGCCAGTAGCGGTCATTCCCATGCATACTCCGCAGGAAGCCATCGAAGAATTGGAATACGCCGTCCGCACCTTAGGGCTCAAGGCGGTCCTGATGGCGGCCCAGGTACGACGCCCCATCAAAGCCATCGCGAATGCGGCACCAGAACTGAGCCGCACGGCATTCTGGCTCGATACTTTTTGCATGGACAGCGAGTATGACTACGACCCGGTGTGGGCCAAGTGCATCGAACTCAAAGTCGCACCGACCTTCCACTCCATCGGCGCCGGCTGGGGCAGCCGCACCTCCATCTCGAACTTCATGTATAACCACATCGGCCATTTCGCCGCCTCGGCCGAGGCCATCTGTAAAGCCCTCTTCTTCGGCGGTGTAACGCGCCGTTTTCCTCAACTCCGCTGCGCTTTTTTGGAAGGCGGTGTCGCCTGGGCCAGTTCCCTTTACAACGACCTGGTCGGCCACTGGGAAAAGCACAACGTCAAATTCATTGAGAATTTCGATCCTGCCAACCTCAATGAAGCCCTCATGCACGAACTGTTCAGTAAGTACGGCGGAGGCGCGCTCAGCCCAGCCGGATTACGCAACAAAGACGACCGTTCGCATTTACTGTGGGGCACGCCGGAGAATCCCGCCGACCTCGACGAATGGGCGCGGTGCGGCATCGAACGGAAAGAAAACATTCGAGAACTGTTCATCCCGCGCTTCTTTTTCGGCTGCGAAGGCGACGACCGGCTCACTTCGATTGCCTTCGATGCGAAGAAACACTCCATGGGGGCACGACTTAACGCTATTTACGGCTCCGACCTTGGACATTGGGACCTACCAGACATGCGCGACGCCGCCGCCGAAGCCTACGAACTGGTCGAAAAAGGGGCGATGACCGAAGATGATTTCCGCGCCTTCGTTTTCGAGAATCCGGTCCGGCACAAGGTCGAAATGAACCCTGACTTTTTCGCTGGGACCGTAGTAGAAGGGGCGGTAAAGAGGCTGATGGAGGAGA belongs to Deltaproteobacteria bacterium and includes:
- a CDS encoding amidohydrolase family protein; amino-acid sequence: MATTQTTKSAAIRAKLSHPIIDSDGHTAEFEPALFDYCKRIGGNDIVERFKKAPDVPFRFAWYRMSPQERRDRRAPRPHWWVHPTKNTLDRATSSLPKLLRSRLDEIGLDFTIIYPSIGLAALHAGDEEVRRVTCRALNTYHADIFRECMDRMTPVAVIPMHTPQEAIEELEYAVRTLGLKAVLMAAQVRRPIKAIANAAPELSRTAFWLDTFCMDSEYDYDPVWAKCIELKVAPTFHSIGAGWGSRTSISNFMYNHIGHFAASAEAICKALFFGGVTRRFPQLRCAFLEGGVAWASSLYNDLVGHWEKHNVKFIENFDPANLNEALMHELFSKYGGGALSPAGLRNKDDRSHLLWGTPENPADLDEWARCGIERKENIRELFIPRFFFGCEGDDRLTSIAFDAKKHSMGARLNAIYGSDLGHWDLPDMRDAAAEAYELVEKGAMTEDDFRAFVFENPVRHKVEMNPDFFAGTVVEGAVKRLMEETRRLV